In Brachypodium distachyon strain Bd21 chromosome 2, Brachypodium_distachyon_v3.0, whole genome shotgun sequence, one genomic interval encodes:
- the LOC100827256 gene encoding uncharacterized protein LOC100827256 isoform X2: MATEVNQTYFAWSQGETTELGVPQGVSVSQTLDHGSISFGRFELESLSWEKWSVFTNDRRHEEFGKFNGLVAQKKAYFEEYYKRIRELKAAQQQIQQTELTLEYSGDGSDSSQTGEDMMAAELEIPTGSGTIVYDYMEQAKHETTSEQGMQFYHDHEDEDFHTEFSSSNIVSSDGTLQQTDQGTREDAQGDNSDSANVGNISSDHDSIGAAYENARAPKRTTEKNPRLRYASKIIPKSIKTVSGSPLDHASVTKRPSLVKLTMSMDHKTKIDNVSSPNVASPKIAGTARPRKLAAKEALGVTGVRRPSSAAGLRSSTGQLHPIIRAIVKQPADVITPRRPSTAERRLVTGVHAHKPANVTTPSRPSTSERHPVKRENAAKHADIAPTCRPSTGERRSITRDSVLKMDPRTPSKTRTIVAHPKASTTTSTLKKAAPPSATKSTNLEPKSDIRGSKGPSTFNSHLTRPKRMDLQVAGKHKASSVDLRPRTKLSSSVGEPAIETFGRLKKKEGIQATVQPRASASKKTAPSQNGNAKGRVTNPPPPPPPPRRPSRTMNKQNGSISSIGGRKAKASTPQWH; this comes from the exons atggcTACTGAGGTCAATCAAACTTACTTTGCCTGGTCGCAAGGCGAAACAACTGAGCTAGGTGTTCCTCAA GGAGTTTCTGTATCCCAGACGCTCGATCATGGTTCCATATCCTTTGGAAGATTTGAATTGGAGTCACTTTCATGGGAGAAGTGGTCTGTATTTACTAATGACAGACGCCATGAAGAATTCGGTAAATTCAATGGCCTAGTTGCTCAGAAGAAGGCATATTTTGAAGAGTATTACAAGAGGATCAGGGAGCTAAAGGCTGCACAGCAGCAGATTCAGCAAACTGAACTTACCTTGGAATACAGTGGTGATGGTAGTGATTCTAGCCAAACAGGAGAAGATATGATGGCTGCGGAGCTTGAAATTCCCACAGGATCTGGAACAATTGTTTATGATTATATGGAACAAGCTAAACACGAGACCACATCTGAACAGGGAATGCAATTCTATCATGACCATGAAGATGAGGATTTCCATACAGAATTTTCATCATCCAATATTGTTTCATCAGACGGAACTTTGCAGCAAACTGATCAGGGTACTAGAGAAGATGCGCAAGGTGATAATTCAGATTCTGCCAATGTTGGAAATATAAGTTCTGATCATGACAGTATTGGAGCAGCTTATGAAAATGCAAGGGCTCCTAAGAGAACAACTGAGAAAAACCCCAGACTTAGATATGCTTCCAAGATAATACCAAAATCAATCAAAACCGTTTCAGGCAGTCCTCTGGACCACGCATCTGTTACTAAG AGACCTAGTTTGGTGAAGCTCACTATGAGTATGGACCATAAGACTAAGATAGACAATGTTAGTAGTCCAAATGTGGCATCTCCAAAGATTGCTGGCACAGCACGGCCTCGCAAGCTTGCAGCAAAAGAAGCTCTCGGGGTTACAGGTGTCAGAAGACCTTCCTCAGCAGCTGGGCTCCGCTCTTCCACTGGACAGCTGCACCCCATCATCAGGGCAATCGTTAAGCAGCCTGCTGACGTCATCACCCCGCGACGCCCTTCCACTGCTGAAAGACGCCTTGTCACTGGAGTGCATGCACACAAGCCAGCCAATGTCACCACACCATCCAGGCCTTCTACTTCTGAAAGACACCCTGTCAAAAGAGAAAATGCAGCAAAACATGCAGATATTGCCCCTACATGTCGGCCTTCTACAGGTGAACGACGCTCTATCACCAGGGATAGTGTTCTCAAAATGGACCCAAGAACGCCTAGCAAGACAAGAACAATTGTGGCTCATCCAAAGGCTTCAACAACCACG AGTACTCTTAAAAAGGCAGCTCCTCCAAGTGCTACTAAAAGTACCAATCTGGAACCAAAAAG CGATATCAGAGGATCAAAAGGTCCTTCAACATTCAACAGTCACTTAACAAGGCCAAAGAGAATGGACTTGCAAGTGGCTGGGAAACATAAAGCAAG CTCGGTTGATCTTCGTCCAAGGACAAAGTTGAGCTCCAGTGTTGGAGAACCAGCAATAGAAACCTTTGGAAGgctgaaaaagaaagag GGCATTCAGGCCACGGTGCAACCTCGAGCATCTGCCTCAAAGAAAACAGCTCCTTCACAGAATGGAAACGCAAAGGGCAGGGTAACAAAT ccaccaccaccgccacctccaccgcgtcgtccatcaagaacaatgaacaAACAGAATGGCAGCATCTCATCAATTGGTGGAAGAAAGGCAAA GGCCTCAACACCGCAATGGCATTGA
- the LOC100827256 gene encoding uncharacterized protein LOC100827256 isoform X1, which produces MATEVNQTYFAWSQGETTELGVPQGVSVSQTLDHGSISFGRFELESLSWEKWSVFTNDRRHEEFGKFNGLVAQKKAYFEEYYKRIRELKAAQQQIQQTELTLEYSGDGSDSSQTGEDMMAAELEIPTGSGTIVYDYMEQAKHETTSEQGMQFYHDHEDEDFHTEFSSSNIVSSDGTLQQTDQGTREDAQGDNSDSANVGNISSDHDSIGAAYENARAPKRTTEKNPRLRYASKIIPKSIKTVSGSPLDHASVTKRPSLVKLTMSMDHKTKIDNVSSPNVASPKIAGTARPRKLAAKEALGVTGVRRPSSAAGLRSSTGQLHPIIRAIVKQPADVITPRRPSTAERRLVTGVHAHKPANVTTPSRPSTSERHPVKRENAAKHADIAPTCRPSTGERRSITRDSVLKMDPRTPSKTRTIVAHPKASTTTVSTLKKAAPPSATKSTNLEPKSDIRGSKGPSTFNSHLTRPKRMDLQVAGKHKASSVDLRPRTKLSSSVGEPAIETFGRLKKKEGIQATVQPRASASKKTAPSQNGNAKGRVTNPPPPPPPPRRPSRTMNKQNGSISSIGGRKAKASTPQWH; this is translated from the exons atggcTACTGAGGTCAATCAAACTTACTTTGCCTGGTCGCAAGGCGAAACAACTGAGCTAGGTGTTCCTCAA GGAGTTTCTGTATCCCAGACGCTCGATCATGGTTCCATATCCTTTGGAAGATTTGAATTGGAGTCACTTTCATGGGAGAAGTGGTCTGTATTTACTAATGACAGACGCCATGAAGAATTCGGTAAATTCAATGGCCTAGTTGCTCAGAAGAAGGCATATTTTGAAGAGTATTACAAGAGGATCAGGGAGCTAAAGGCTGCACAGCAGCAGATTCAGCAAACTGAACTTACCTTGGAATACAGTGGTGATGGTAGTGATTCTAGCCAAACAGGAGAAGATATGATGGCTGCGGAGCTTGAAATTCCCACAGGATCTGGAACAATTGTTTATGATTATATGGAACAAGCTAAACACGAGACCACATCTGAACAGGGAATGCAATTCTATCATGACCATGAAGATGAGGATTTCCATACAGAATTTTCATCATCCAATATTGTTTCATCAGACGGAACTTTGCAGCAAACTGATCAGGGTACTAGAGAAGATGCGCAAGGTGATAATTCAGATTCTGCCAATGTTGGAAATATAAGTTCTGATCATGACAGTATTGGAGCAGCTTATGAAAATGCAAGGGCTCCTAAGAGAACAACTGAGAAAAACCCCAGACTTAGATATGCTTCCAAGATAATACCAAAATCAATCAAAACCGTTTCAGGCAGTCCTCTGGACCACGCATCTGTTACTAAG AGACCTAGTTTGGTGAAGCTCACTATGAGTATGGACCATAAGACTAAGATAGACAATGTTAGTAGTCCAAATGTGGCATCTCCAAAGATTGCTGGCACAGCACGGCCTCGCAAGCTTGCAGCAAAAGAAGCTCTCGGGGTTACAGGTGTCAGAAGACCTTCCTCAGCAGCTGGGCTCCGCTCTTCCACTGGACAGCTGCACCCCATCATCAGGGCAATCGTTAAGCAGCCTGCTGACGTCATCACCCCGCGACGCCCTTCCACTGCTGAAAGACGCCTTGTCACTGGAGTGCATGCACACAAGCCAGCCAATGTCACCACACCATCCAGGCCTTCTACTTCTGAAAGACACCCTGTCAAAAGAGAAAATGCAGCAAAACATGCAGATATTGCCCCTACATGTCGGCCTTCTACAGGTGAACGACGCTCTATCACCAGGGATAGTGTTCTCAAAATGGACCCAAGAACGCCTAGCAAGACAAGAACAATTGTGGCTCATCCAAAGGCTTCAACAACCACGGTG AGTACTCTTAAAAAGGCAGCTCCTCCAAGTGCTACTAAAAGTACCAATCTGGAACCAAAAAG CGATATCAGAGGATCAAAAGGTCCTTCAACATTCAACAGTCACTTAACAAGGCCAAAGAGAATGGACTTGCAAGTGGCTGGGAAACATAAAGCAAG CTCGGTTGATCTTCGTCCAAGGACAAAGTTGAGCTCCAGTGTTGGAGAACCAGCAATAGAAACCTTTGGAAGgctgaaaaagaaagag GGCATTCAGGCCACGGTGCAACCTCGAGCATCTGCCTCAAAGAAAACAGCTCCTTCACAGAATGGAAACGCAAAGGGCAGGGTAACAAAT ccaccaccaccgccacctccaccgcgtcgtccatcaagaacaatgaacaAACAGAATGGCAGCATCTCATCAATTGGTGGAAGAAAGGCAAA GGCCTCAACACCGCAATGGCATTGA
- the LOC100827757 gene encoding abhydrolase domain-containing protein C22H12.03, producing MAAAGPPPARALSAGSRRAPLALGLAPPRQGARVGASRLRQDNVHCHSRLISTNFNSRPSLCPPCHCAQMALADPVVSYQPDSDKHAGVLAYDLVQGNLVQWNSFMDKSIPDPPTAVLLHGILGSGKNWGSFAKRLAQEFPMWQFLLVDLRCHGESASIKKKGPHTVASTAFDVLKLISQLRLSPRVLVGHSFGGKVALSMVEQAAKPLPRPVRVWVLDSTPGKVRAGLDKEDHPAELIEFLRRMPVQVKSKKEVVDALIKGQFSLDVAQWVATNLRRSSPLGPRSSSSYSWIFDLNGISEMYKSYEDTNLWRIVENVPRGVHISFLKAERSLHRWALEDLQRIHTAEELAADEGGGVEMHMLEDAGHWVHADNPDGLFRILSSTFRIENTIRGARD from the exons atggcggcggccggcccaCCGCCGGCGCGCGCCCTCTCCGCGGGGTCTCGGAGGGCTCCGCTAGCCTTgggcctcgcgccgccgcggcagggGGCTAGGGTTGGCGCTTCGCGGCTCCGCCAG GACAATGTTCACTGTCATAGCCGGTTGATATCGACTAATTTCAATTCAAGGCCATCGTTGTGTCCTCCTTGCCATTGTGCTCAGATGGCTTTGGCTGACCCAGTGGTTTCTTATCAGCCTGATTCTGACAAGCATGCTGGAGTTCTT GCCTATGACCTGGTCCAAGGGAACCTT GTACAATGGAACTCATTTATGGACAAATCAATACCTGATCCACCAACAGCTGTACTCCTTCACGGTATCCTTGGAAGCGGGAAAAACTGGG GGTCTTTTGCGAAGAGGTTAGCTCAAGAATTTCCAATGTGGCAG TTTCTCTTGGTTGATTTGCGTTGCCATGGCGAGTCAGCGTCAATTAAGAAAAAAGGACCACACACTGTTGCTTCGACCGCTTTTGATGTTCTAAAGCTG ATATCGCAACTCAGGCTAAGCCCTAGAGTGTTGGTTGGACACAGCTTTGGTGGAAAAG TGGCTTTGAGTATGGTAGAACAAGCTGCAAaacctcttcctcgtcctgTTCGG GTTTGGGTTCTCGATTCTACACCTGGCAAAGTTCGTGCTGGGTTAGATAAGGAAGATCATCCTGCTGAACTTATTGAGTTCCTCAGAAGAATGCCTGTGCAG GTTAAGTCAAAGAAGGAAGTGGTTGATGCTCTTATTAAAGGACAGTTTTCTTTAGATGTTGCACAG TGGGTGGCAACAAATCTCCGACGAAGCAGTCCATTAGGACCACGGTCGTCTTCAAGCTACTCATGGATATTTGACTTAAATGGCATCTCTGAGATGTACAAGTCATACGAAGATACTAACTTATG GAGGATTGTAGAGAATGTACCACGGGGAGTTCATATTAGTTTCCTTAAGGCCGAAAGAAGTTTGCATAGATGGGCTCTTGAAGACCTCCAGAGAATTCATACCGCGGAGGAACTGGCTGCAGATGAGGGTGGAGGAGTTGAAATGCATATGCTTGAAGATGCTGGACATTGG GTTCATGCAGATAACCCCGATGGGCTTTTCAGAATTCTTTCATCGACCTTCCGCATCGAGAATACCATAAGAGGGGCGCGGGATTGA